CCGCTGCACAAATCTGCTGGCAGCTCGCCGATTGCCGTCGCGGCCATTGTTAGCAGCAGCTTGGGCAGctgcgtgggcgtggccagcggCATGGCCGTGAATGGCAACGGGCGTCGCCAGCTGTTGCCGCGCTATCCGGATCCCGATCCCGATGCGATCGAAATCTGTAACGAGCAGCCGGACCTGACGCCGCATCATCAGCTCAATCAGGTGATTGGACGCCAGAGCAAGACGCTGGGCCGCGATGGCAGCGAAACGGCTGCGGTCAAATGGAATGCACTGCAGCCGGCGAGCAGCCTGAATCACatgcatcatcagcagcacgATTATTCGTATGCCTATTACGAGCCGGGCGCCGCTATGCGCCACTCGAATGTGCCCAAGCCGGAGGGCGGAGGAGCAGCTGGCGGCGCTGCGGGCGCCAATGCCAGCTGCTGTACAGCGGCACAGTCACAGGCTCAGGCTCAGGCTGGCCCGCCGCCGCCCAACTCCATACGCGCGCTGCTCTCCAAGGGCAAGAAGAACAAGCAGCTGGTCTCGCCAGCCACGCTGCAATCGTACCAGACGCGCTACCACAAACTGACCACGGCGAGCAGCCAAAGCGAGAACTTCTACGAGGAGATCAATGCGGCGGCCCTGCAATCCTCAGCGGCCACGGGTAAGAAGCTgtcgcagccacagccacagttGCAGTCACAGCAGTTGGGCTGCAGCGTCGGTTCGCATTCGGCGGGCTCGCTCAATCAGACGCTGGTCGAGGAGGAGCTGCGTCGCGTGCAGCATCGCCATCACAAGATACTCGGGGAGCTGAATCTCAGCGTTGAGGCCATGCTCATGCCAGAAAGTCCGCCCAAATGCAGTCcacctgctgttgctgctgctgcttctactGCTGGCGGCAGCGGCACGCCCCCCAAGCCGAGTCCGACAGTGTGCGTAACGGCGACCAGTGGCCAGCCGGCAGTGCTGGCCAGGCTGACCTCCACCTCGGCGGACAATATCTGTGATAGCAGCGATGTGGCCGGcattgagcagctgctggcgacGCTGAAAGGCACGCATTCGCATCCGCATTCGCATGCGCATCCGCACACCGCcatcaccagcagcaccaATTGCGATCTGGACAGCGGcttcagcggcagcagcggcgccagCTACATTGGCAGCCTGCGGCTGAGCAAGACGCATCACATCAAGTGCGCCCGCCAAACGCCAACCGCATCCGCTGCCTACGCTACCCAAAGCTGTCGCTCCTTTCAGCGTGCCACCGCCGCCGGCTATGATGAAGCGCAGATTGCCGCAGTTGGCGGCGCTACCAATTCCAGTTTTTTGGCGCGCGCCTCCTGCGGCCGCCGCATCCTAAGCTGTGCTCGCATACGCGCCGCCGAAGATCCTGGACCCAGTGTGCCCACTGAGTCGAAGGCGCGCAGCTTCTGGAATCGCAAGGGCTGGCGCAAATTGCCCGGTTTCTCCACATCGACCTCCAGCATCAATGACACGGGTCTCTCAGGTGAGTCttcacaattgcaattgctttcaacttaattttcaatttaaaacaaattggaattcCACATTAGAATCGACTCGGTTCAAAACTTGGCTACACCCACTTCCCCAACCACAAAGAGCTCATCTTCTCTTAACTCTCAACTTAAAACTTTCAAGTTAAAAGTCACTTTTGTGTGTGGACAGAGTATTGCACAGTCGGATGAAACTGGCTGCCAGCTTGATtggatatatattatttagaaCAAAAAGCCGCTTAAACAGAAAATTGGCTTAGGTACGGCTAACTGCCGCCATCTGTTGTATGCGCTGTACATGTTTACTTTTGCTAGCGCCATCTGCAGCAGTCCTTAGCGCAAGCTGCTTTTGGTGTGTGTGCTGGCTAAGGGTACTGTTCCACACTTAACGAACGCACAGCTTGCCCTAGCCTTTTCACggagctgttgcatacttttgggctgAAAAACTGTCTTCTGACTTTGTGGCTGCTTTAAGGTGTGCAACTTAGCTAAGATGTGCAATTGCATTTGGTTTTAAAATAAGACAAATTTACTTAGATTGAGCATGAAAGCTGCAATTGACATTTGCCTTGCAGTACATGATTTATATACCCTTGCGTGGACCATTAGGACTTTGGCACGAAATGTTTGACTCATGAAGGCGACCATCTCCGATGccttaaagtatatttattcctGTTCAGTATTCACACACAAGTCCACTTGTTGATCAGCCATAAAATCTAACGTCTTTTTACTTCGCATAGCCGCCAATTTGAATGCTCTTTTGAATGTAAAGTTCTTATAGGCAGTTCTTTTCCGGTTtccaagatatattgaccacaTCCTTCATTTAAAAGTTGCTGTCATAGAGCATTTAATATTCGGCTTGCCGTGGCTAGCTCCACTTTCTGTAACCATTTGCCAGACAACACGTCGTCAAATTCTGCAATTAATAAgttttttatgtgtgtttgtttctttttagtGCTGGGCTTAACCCGCAATCAATAGAGGCGTTTGAAGAGCGCAAcaggctgtttttttttttgctatgcTACTTAAATGCCCAGCCACCCCCTCACAGACaccacaccaacacacacacacacacacacgcgcgcacacacactgcaTGTGCAGGCAGCCAGCGTGATAATTTTTGTGGCACATGCTCCACTGGCTCGCGCGTCGTTGGACATCGCGTAGTCGTCGTCGTTTTAGTTTCGCGTTGCCGTTTTTTATTAgtcgctcttgttgttgttgttgttgttgttgttgttgcggttgtcgttgttgtggttgttgttgtggttgttgttggcggGTCATTTTGGGGGGTCCATTCTCATTCATCGGCGCACAGCGGATTCAGTAGAATCGATCTTGTCGTGCTTGCCGCATGTTTGCCACGCCGCGCTATCGTTTGAAGCGCACCAGTTGCTGTTCCGTTTTTATCTCCACAAATAATAGagtgcacacactcacactcacacacacacacacatgcactgtgctttttattttgattttttgtacaatttttattgGGAGTGCAATGACTAAAGTGCAAGTGCAAGTGAATTATTCGGGAATGCGAGCgtagtgcaaaaaaaaaaaaaaaaaaagaacaaaaaactGTGAGTCTGCGTAGCTGTGTGTTTGCTTGtacctgtgtgtgtatttgtgtgtttgtattattgttgttgtcattgttgcaATGCTTGTTGCGGCATGACCAATGCACACCAAAATCGACCTGGCGACCCCGTTGACCCCAGCCGCAGCCAAAGGCcatcaattttgttgttgcttttcacTCCGGGGGAGGCGTTTACACTgagttgtcgttgtcgctggcaacataaatacacatgcacacactcgTATATGTTAATGCTCGTGagcattcaaaaataaatcgacaataattaatttcagctGCAAAC
This genomic stretch from Drosophila virilis strain 15010-1051.87 unplaced genomic scaffold, Dvir_AGI_RSII-ME tig00000322, whole genome shotgun sequence harbors:
- the LOC138911475 gene encoding dendritic arbor reduction protein 1-like is translated as MESLGLGSRRNNHSNNSSSNNSSGSISNNNNNDNSNNGGGGGLGNNSSINNSSSGSGNASSHHGHPHHLAKLHVHSHSHSHTHTHTHSKLKHSHPHQHSHPHQHSHQPANQNYYTQQQTQLQRLKQQQKLQQQQQQQQQQQQQQQQQLEGIHGLRKGLGLAMGAGVGAGVGMTAPKQNAGCLQFPPPPDYPPPATTSPLHKSAGSSPIAVAAIVSSSLGSCVGVASGMAVNGNGRRQLLPRYPDPDPDAIEICNEQPDLTPHHQLNQVIGRQSKTLGRDGSETAAVKWNALQPASSLNHMHHQQHDYSYAYYEPGAAMRHSNVPKPEGGGAAGGAAGANASCCTAAQSQAQAQAGPPPPNSIRALLSKGKKNKQLVSPATLQSYQTRYHKLTTASSQSENFYEEINAAALQSSAATGKKLSQPQPQLQSQQLGCSVGSHSAGSLNQTLVEEELRRVQHRHHKILGELNLSVEAMLMPESPPKCSPPAVAAAASTAGGSGTPPKPSPTVCVTATSGQPAVLARLTSTSADNICDSSDVAGIEQLLATLKGTHSHPHSHAHPHTAITSSTNCDLDSGFSGSSGASYIGSLRLSKTHHIKCARQTPTASAAYATQSCRSFQRATAAGYDEAQIAAVGGATNSSFLARASCGRRILSCARIRAAEDPGPSVPTESKARSFWNRKGWRKLPGFSTSTSSINDTGLSGESSQLQLLST